A genomic window from Sparus aurata chromosome 4, fSpaAur1.1, whole genome shotgun sequence includes:
- the LOC115580712 gene encoding LIM domain only protein 7-like isoform X5, translated as MEWRQQTSVSCADAFIEAQRWIEEVTGKSFGCNDFRAALENGVLLCDLINQLKPGIIKKVNRLSTPIAGLDNVNVFLKACGKLGLNVSQRFDPGDLQDLSTRATLRRDETNRRLKNVMITIYWLGRHAHLDTYYSGPQLNFKAFEGLLGLPLSKILDEGSNVVVKDGGYKECWYPEREEYLRMRPGYKTEISLDSRALHLNSEGCGSDAEAEQVFKMESTQHLTQQNKGFVPAPLLRRKQGQENGRGGDGPLNRTFQIQARPETQVQVNPGWIWSKSLSDIPMVYPVRKVPDGNIIHDGTGGQWNQEDKRNCSVAPKDGEEKWQDDLTKWKNRRRSTKSDLRRKSHDRDHVINQMINGASTSFERNEAGGFSKRDQESPRRQSSAPRPYSISPPSKSSDLRPRTRALLARSYATEAPFTPTAPLSPHQSAHPQRLSVRAMPASDGNILGEESHFASLASDGAGVTTPSPDCPFSSQTQVKAQGGPAPFQPTSEKVFTSQISTLITTIQPNKTAKSSESSQKALQFCADSKAPTFCTDAMNQADLHALEDHQNHKSQEEVPNTSWQPAVEQGRGQQATGIHKYLSSSGSWSGSASLPRGYRRSEGSSRLSTAITAKPFGTKPSRVSSLPRLCNVDNNQGLLLKSEKETSLSSPPIEPLLKRQTASAHLRGQYQASIRQKKASQAKQDGAEQAEEVKGATFSSQTSFQTNGHHQPSTQTQLLPQPYSAPQARHIKGSILPSNGSTDHPKVDHSDMRVSLTLKPNSRPDFGFQTHWDSTGARVKSIQPGSPAELCQLCVDDEIVAVNGVAVAHLNYTQWKDKMTSSLQTGSLTMDIRRYGNKGGSESAISDLQVPSLSPSPSSWSWDPEEDRRRQEKWQEEQERLLQEQYQRDQERLEAEWRRAQQEAMGESCRKSGQNLFEMTNGGERPASIQPHVNGLTNKTREERRPDRNELKGAASKPQSNARGAQDGRMTEQAWAEDACGFAQLSPAHRAKSLSTPALGGPHKQIRGDERKRKGQSLSKVEQERQLILEEMKKRTQLLTDNSWIRQRSSSFYKEPIYVGVPMKRFESLDNLDYLRQSPLSSLSYPRPHSAAAGYCAPSRNSSSRYSTGAVLSQRNASMDPSHHGGMVGGWRTCCVCERFLGSGAAMVIEALSLCFHLACFQCVGCHRHLRGAEYGVQVRIRNRKLYCEPCYFHLKASDASSM; from the exons ATGGAGTGGCGCCAGCAGACCAGTGTCAGCTGTGCAGACGCCTTCATCGAGGCTCAACGCTGGATTGAG gaaGTGACAGGAAAATCGTTTGGTTGCAACGACTTCCGTGCTGCCTTGGAGAATGGAGTTCTGCTCTGCGA TTTGATCAACCAGTTGAAACCTGGCATCATCAAGAAAGTCAACAGACTTTCTACTCCCATCGCTGGCCTG GATAATGTGAACGTTTTCCTGAAGGCCTGCGGGAAACTGGGCCTGAATGTGTCACAGCGGTTTGATCCAGGAGACCTGCAGGACCTGTCCACTCGTGCAACGCTGAG ACGAGATGAGACCAACCGAAGACTCAAAAAT gTTATGATCACAATCTACTGGTTAGGCCGCCATGCCCATCTGGACACTTATTACAGTGGGCCTCAGCTTAACTTCAAGGCCTTTGAAGGGCTGTTGGGGTTGCCCTTGTCCAAG ATTCTAGATGAGGGTAGTAATGTGGTTGTGAAAGACGGCGGGTACAAGGAGTGCTGGTACCCAGAGAGGGAGGAATACCTGCGTATGAGGCCGGGTTATAAGACGGAGATCTCTCTGGACTCCCGAGCCCTCCACCTCAACAGCGAAG GTTGTGGAAGTGACGCAGAGGCTGAACAGGTGTTCAAGATGGAGAGCACACAGCACCTGACCCAGCAAAACAAAGGTTTTGTCCCAGCACCGCTCCTACGTAGAAAACAAGGACAGGAGAATGGAAGGGGAGGCGATGGTCCACTCAACAG AACATTTCAAATCCAGGCCAGACCTGAGACACAGGTTCAGGTCAATCCTGGCTGGATTTG GAGCAAATCACTCAGTGACATCCCGATGGTGTACCCTGTGCGTAAAGTACCTGATGGGAACATCATCCACGATGGCACGGGAGGACAGTGGAATCAAGAAGACAAACGCAATTGTAGCGTCGCTCCCAAGGATGGCGAAGAAAAATGGCAGGAT GATTTGACGAAGTGGAAGAACCGTCGCAGGAGCACCAAGTCTGACCTCCGCAGGAAGTCACATGACAGAGATCACGTCATCAACCAGATGATCAACGGGGCCTCGACCAGCTTTGAGAGGAATGAAGCGGGAGGTTTCTCAAAGAG AGACCAGGAGTCACCACGCAGACAAAGCTCTGCCCCCCGACCTTActccatctctcctccatcaaAGAGCTCTGATCTGCGGCCACGTACTCGAGCTCTGCTGGCCCGCAGCTACGCCACAGAGGCTCCGTTCACACCCACAGCTCCGCTTAGCCCTCATCAATCAGCCCACCCTCAG AGATTGTCGGTCAGGGCCATGCCTGCCTCTGATGGGAACATCTTGGGAGAAGAGAGCCACTTTGCCTCCCTGGCTTCAGATGGAGCAGGGGTTACCACACCTTCTCCTGACTGCCCGTTCAGCTCCCAGACACAAGTCAAAGCCCAGGGCGGCCCGGCTCCTTTCCAGCCCACATCTGAAAAAGTCTTTACAAGCCAAATCTCCACTCTGATCACAACTATACAGCCAAACAAGACCGCAAAGTCGTCTGAGTCAAGTCAAAAGGCACTTCAATTCTGCGCCGATTCAAAAGCTCCAACTTTTTGCACCGATGCCATGAATCAGGCAGATTTGCATGCCCTGGAGGATCACCAGAACCACAAGTCTCAGGAAGAGGTTCCGAACACATCTTGGCAACCAGCTGTGGAGCAAGGCAGAGGCCAGCAGGCCACAGGCATCCACAAGTACTTGTCCAGCTCCGGGTCCTGGTCCGGCTCAGCCAGCCTTCCTCGTGGATACCGGAGGTCCGAGGGCTCATCCCGTCTCTCCACTGCAATCACAGCCAAACCCTTTGGGACCAAACCGTCGAGGGTGTCCTCACTACCAAGACTGTGCAAT GTAGACAACAACCAGGGGCTGCTGTTGAAAAGTGAGAAAGAgacctctctttcttctccgcCCATTGAACCTTTGCTCAAAAGACAGACTGCCAGCGCCCATCTGCGGGGTCAGTACCAGGCTTCAATCAGACAGAAGAAAGCCAGCCAGGCGAAGCAGGATGGTGCGGAACAGGCAGAGGAGGTGAAAGGTGCCACTTTTTCCAGCCAGACATCCTTTCAGACCAATGGCCATCATCAGCCCTCCACCCAAACCCAGCTACTGCCGCAGCCTTATTCAGCACCGCAGGCCCGCCACATCAAAGGCTCCATCCTCCCGTCTAATGGCAGCACAGACCACCCAAAG GTGGATCACAGTGACATGAGAGTGAGCCTTACTCTCAAACCCAACAGCAGACCAGACTTTGGTTTCCAGACTCACTGGGACTCGACAGGAGCGAGAGTCAAGTCCATTCAACCTG GCAGCCCGGCGGAGCTTTGCCAGCTGTGTGTGGACGATGAGATCGTGGCCGTTAATGGGGTCGCAGTGGCACACCTGAACTACACCCAGTGGAAGGATAAAATGACATCTTCACTGCAAACTGGCAGTCTGACCATGGACATTCGGCGCTATGGCAACAAGG GTGGTTCAGAATCTGCGATATCTGAT CTCCAGGTGCCATCCCTCAGCCCCTCCCCATCCAGCTGGTCGTGGGACCCCGAGGAGGACCGAAGGCGTCAAGAGAAGTGGCAGGAAGAACAGGAGCGCCTCCTACAG gaGCAATACCAGCGGGATCAGGAGAGGCTGGAGGCAGAGTGGCGGAGGGCTCAACAAGAAGCCATGGGGGAGTCATGTAGGAAGTCGGGG CAGAACCTCTTCGAGATGACCAATGGAGGCGAGAGGCCTGCCAGCATCCAGCCACATGTGAACGGACTGACCAATAAAACCAGAGAGGAACGGCGCCCCGACAGGAATGAGCTGAAAGGAGCAGCCTCAAAACCTCAAAGTAACGCACGGGGAGCGCAGGACGGCAGGATGACTGAACAGGCCTG ggctgaggACGCTTGTGGCTTTGCTCAGCTGTCTCCTGCACACAG GGCGAAGTCCTTGTCTACCCCAGCACTAGGTGGTCCCCATAAACAGATAAGAG GTGacgagaggaaaagaaaaggacagTCCTTGTCTAAGGTTGAACAGGAAAGGCAGCTGATTttggaggagatgaagaagaggacTCAGCTTCTGACTGACAACAGCTGGATCCGTCAGCgcagcagcagcttttacaaGGAGCCCATCTATGTCGGGGTTCCTATGAAGAG GTTTGAGTCTCTGGACAACTTGGACTATTTGCGCCAGTCCCCGCTCTCATCCCTCAGTTACCCTCGTCCACACTCAGCCGCTGCGGGTTACTGCGCTCCGAGCAGAAATTCCTCCTCCCGCTACAGCACCGGAGCAGTGCTGTCCCAGAGGAATGCGTCCATGGACCCCTCTCATCATGGCGG GATGGTCGGTGGCTGGAggacttgctgtgtgtgtgagcgtttcCTCGGTAGTGGGGCAGCCATGGTCATAGAGGCCCTTAGTCTCTGCTTTCACCTCGCCTGTTTCCAG TGTGTGGGCTGCCACCGACATCTCAGAGGAGCTGAGTATGGAGTCCAGGTTCGAATCCGAAACAGGAAGCTGTATTGTGAGCCCTGCTATTTCCACCTCAAGG CCTCTGATGCCTCCTCCATGTGA